The Kineothrix sp. MB12-C1 genome includes a window with the following:
- a CDS encoding riboflavin kinase — MKQMNIEAMRDTYVAFGSFDGVHQGHLALLKALSKKGKKDQKTTVVVSCYFPSDMEEGVLTTEEEKEYFIENIGIDCFISCNMEEEGLFRETFLTEVILGKLGAKAIMTAEHMNGLEELKRVAEPYGCEVCTIEPALYKGEIISSSLVRKKFMECKFEEVTQMCGHTYIMIGEIVHGKALGRTVGMPTANLGVEDNKLKPPNGVYATRSRVEGECYQGLTNIGTRPSVDDLPIVTIETFLLDFSRDIYGRKLILEVHLFIRGVQKFDNLEQVQKQVQEDLTQVKDYLNSLS, encoded by the coding sequence ATGAAACAAATGAATATAGAAGCTATGCGGGATACGTATGTTGCGTTTGGCAGCTTTGACGGAGTTCATCAAGGACACCTTGCACTGTTAAAGGCACTAAGTAAAAAAGGAAAGAAGGATCAAAAGACGACAGTAGTTGTTAGCTGTTATTTCCCTTCCGACATGGAAGAGGGCGTACTTACAACAGAAGAAGAAAAAGAATATTTTATTGAGAATATAGGAATCGATTGCTTCATTTCCTGCAATATGGAGGAAGAAGGACTCTTCCGGGAGACGTTTCTGACAGAAGTGATCCTCGGTAAGCTGGGAGCGAAGGCTATTATGACGGCGGAGCACATGAACGGCCTAGAGGAATTAAAAAGGGTGGCGGAACCATATGGATGCGAAGTGTGCACGATAGAACCTGCACTTTATAAAGGTGAAATTATAAGCAGCAGTCTTGTCAGAAAAAAATTTATGGAATGTAAGTTTGAAGAGGTTACGCAAATGTGCGGTCATACCTATATAATGATAGGGGAAATCGTACATGGCAAGGCACTTGGAAGGACGGTGGGTATGCCCACAGCCAACTTGGGAGTGGAAGATAACAAACTCAAACCTCCAAACGGTGTTTATGCTACAAGAAGCAGGGTGGAAGGAGAATGTTATCAGGGACTTACGAACATCGGCACGAGGCCGTCCGTAGATGATCTTCCCATCGTTACCATAGAAACCTTCCTGCTCGATTTCTCTAGGGATATATACGGCAGGAAGCTGATTCTGGAGGTTCACTTATTTATCAGGGGAGTACAGAAGTTTGACAACCTTGAACAAGTGCAGAAGCAGGTACAGGAGGATCTGACACAGGTAAAAGATTACCTGAATTCCTTATCTTGA
- a CDS encoding zinc-dependent alcohol dehydrogenase, producing MSTYKVGILADTKKLEIRDVEKREPDNKQVLVKVDSCAICTLEQRFYTGVMNRYPFAGGHEVAGVVETVGEGVKNVKTGDKVSIRLLTSCGECYYCRNGHENQCVVSFIAETHKGIAGPGGMAEYMMVDAKNVYKMADDINLEHAALTEPLACCVHSIQNGDIQLGDDIVVIGVGIMGALHIQLAKLKGARVIACEVDEARLEVARKMGADITINSKREDVVARVKEITEGRGADVVFCTVAIPAIGSQAVQMTGKVGKTVFYSSFHPDNPIEISPNKIHSTEQIITGSVNPQTKDFLIATKLLSGGMIDVTELISDREPFDRMEEALEKAVDPSTYRIIVKCGQRSC from the coding sequence GTGAGCACATATAAGGTAGGTATCTTGGCAGATACAAAGAAACTTGAAATAAGGGATGTGGAGAAGAGAGAGCCTGATAATAAACAGGTATTGGTAAAGGTAGATTCCTGTGCGATTTGTACCTTGGAGCAGAGATTTTATACGGGAGTCATGAACCGCTACCCTTTTGCCGGCGGGCATGAGGTTGCCGGTGTCGTCGAAACAGTGGGAGAGGGTGTTAAGAATGTAAAGACGGGGGACAAAGTAAGTATTCGTCTGCTGACCTCCTGTGGAGAATGCTATTATTGCCGTAACGGTCATGAGAACCAATGTGTTGTTTCTTTTATTGCGGAGACACATAAGGGAATCGCGGGGCCGGGTGGAATGGCGGAGTATATGATGGTAGATGCTAAGAATGTTTATAAGATGGCTGATGACATCAACCTGGAACATGCGGCATTGACAGAGCCTCTTGCGTGCTGTGTGCACAGTATACAAAACGGAGATATACAGCTCGGGGATGATATTGTGGTAATTGGAGTCGGCATCATGGGAGCGCTTCATATCCAACTCGCAAAATTAAAAGGTGCACGCGTTATCGCCTGTGAAGTGGATGAGGCAAGGCTCGAGGTGGCGCGTAAAATGGGAGCAGACATCACAATTAACTCGAAAAGAGAGGATGTTGTTGCCAGAGTAAAGGAAATTACCGAGGGTAGAGGCGCTGACGTGGTATTCTGTACGGTAGCGATTCCGGCAATCGGAAGTCAGGCAGTGCAGATGACGGGAAAAGTAGGGAAAACTGTATTTTACTCATCTTTCCATCCGGACAACCCCATCGAAATCAGCCCGAATAAGATTCACTCCACGGAGCAAATTATTACAGGGTCCGTTAACCCACAGACCAAGGATTTCCTCATAGCCACAAAGCTCCTTTCGGGCGGCATGATAGACGTAACGGAGCTGATTTCTGACAGAGAGCCTTTTGATAGGATGGAAGAGGCGCTTGAGAAAGCAGTAGATCCTTCCACATATCGTATTATAGTAAAATGCGGTCAAAGAAGTTGCTAA
- a CDS encoding iron-containing alcohol dehydrogenase, with translation MPHPYSILSMPQFITGRGSVSFFSSLGKTKIGIIRGGKSYNASLKNTIEKLAKESGAEICYLAQIRNEPYVEDIFSCMEEVRNFEPDMILAIGGGSVLDTAKAIHLFYENPDMAFEDALIPFTLPALGKKAVHVSVPTTSGTGSESTSVAVFIDRVTQVKQLLLDNHLIPHYAVLDADLTDSLPDSIRIATAMDALTHAIEASTAKNASVMTQAIALEAALDIMEYLKEALSSCTDREAQALAREKIHIASAMAGTAITNSCTGLAHSYDHPGPAFGKAHGSVCGLMLPYTMVLCGPHPNYAVLAKRLGYSGNEKELSQALINHLIFLRKKLSLETSFKEMGIPEAAYFEWVPKWADCSLPAMATQMSPAAMDSEKGRILYDACYFGKPPVL, from the coding sequence ATGCCCCACCCATATTCCATACTTTCAATGCCCCAGTTTATCACCGGAAGAGGCTCCGTTTCCTTTTTTTCCTCTCTCGGAAAAACAAAAATAGGCATTATACGAGGCGGCAAAAGCTACAACGCCTCTTTGAAGAATACAATAGAAAAGCTCGCAAAAGAATCCGGCGCGGAGATCTGCTATCTGGCACAGATTCGAAACGAACCCTATGTAGAGGATATCTTTTCCTGCATGGAAGAGGTGCGAAATTTTGAACCGGATATGATTCTCGCCATTGGCGGCGGCAGCGTACTGGATACAGCAAAAGCAATTCATCTTTTCTACGAAAACCCTGACATGGCATTCGAAGATGCATTAATCCCCTTCACACTTCCCGCTCTTGGCAAAAAGGCGGTGCACGTGTCCGTGCCAACTACAAGCGGGACAGGCTCTGAGTCAACTTCCGTAGCTGTTTTCATAGATCGCGTGACGCAAGTGAAGCAATTACTGCTAGACAATCATCTGATTCCCCACTATGCCGTGCTGGACGCCGACTTAACGGATTCTCTTCCGGATTCTATCCGTATCGCTACCGCTATGGACGCCCTGACACATGCCATCGAAGCGAGCACAGCAAAAAATGCTTCCGTCATGACACAGGCAATCGCTTTGGAGGCGGCTTTGGATATTATGGAGTATCTAAAAGAAGCTCTGAGTAGCTGTACAGATCGGGAGGCTCAGGCTTTGGCCCGTGAGAAAATACATATCGCATCCGCTATGGCCGGCACTGCTATTACCAATTCCTGCACCGGACTTGCGCATTCCTATGATCATCCGGGACCCGCCTTCGGAAAGGCTCACGGTAGCGTATGCGGTCTTATGCTCCCTTACACCATGGTACTGTGCGGCCCCCATCCCAATTATGCCGTTTTGGCAAAGCGTCTGGGATACTCAGGCAATGAAAAAGAGCTATCACAAGCTCTTATAAATCATCTGATTTTCTTGAGAAAGAAGCTCTCCCTGGAAACCTCATTTAAAGAAATGGGAATACCGGAAGCTGCATATTTTGAATGGGTGCCAAAATGGGCCGATTGTTCCCTTCCGGCTATGGCGACACAGATGTCCCCGGCGGCTATGGATTCAGAAAAAGGCCGCATCTTATATGATGCCTGTTACTTTGGAAAACCTCCGGTCCTTTAA
- a CDS encoding APC family permease, whose translation MLMSNNNQNNQGGSLGLLACVTMIAGGMIGSAIFSLSGLTVYQAGPSAIISWIIAAVIMLIYGLVVAELSTIFPKSGGVFVFPSKALGKTEKTGKLWGWISTWGYINANVVAIAFAAIYVGTYLGVGFPVFSNLQIPLALGAIAFCFVLNTLKFAVAGRLNNILVGLLILTMLIFICVGIFGGNWDSSQLVPFFSQGASGSAGFLSVVPTAMVGYGSIVAIAFMVSEVKNPNKNVPKSVLIAMGIVVTLYSLIILATVGLITAGYLAENPGMRFIPLYAASFTKLTAYPWIAKVISISAVLALLTTMLVVIALTSRAIAATAEGGLLPEILGKNGKTGTPIYATILVAALGAIVSCFPEFTAEIVSLGALFAAITISINCVSLIVARKKNAYVPGNFRAPGGNVLPTVVLIVLIICYIPDIISGGWVLWGYTIVWYLLGLIIYSHYSKKDKKAE comes from the coding sequence ATGCTTATGTCAAACAATAATCAAAACAATCAAGGGGGATCACTTGGGTTACTGGCATGCGTTACCATGATCGCAGGGGGAATGATCGGAAGCGCTATTTTTTCACTTTCAGGACTTACCGTTTATCAGGCGGGGCCGTCGGCTATTATTTCATGGATTATAGCGGCTGTTATCATGTTGATTTACGGGCTTGTCGTAGCGGAATTATCCACTATTTTTCCGAAATCGGGCGGTGTATTCGTTTTTCCGTCCAAAGCGCTTGGAAAGACTGAAAAGACCGGAAAACTCTGGGGTTGGATCTCCACATGGGGATACATTAACGCCAATGTCGTGGCGATTGCATTTGCAGCTATCTATGTGGGCACTTATCTGGGAGTTGGTTTTCCTGTTTTTTCCAATCTTCAGATTCCTCTCGCTTTAGGGGCTATCGCCTTTTGCTTTGTCTTAAATACACTGAAGTTCGCCGTGGCGGGACGGCTTAATAACATTCTCGTAGGTCTCTTGATTCTTACCATGCTCATCTTCATCTGCGTGGGAATCTTCGGGGGGAACTGGGATTCTTCACAGCTTGTTCCCTTTTTCTCACAGGGAGCGTCAGGCAGCGCAGGCTTTTTATCAGTAGTTCCTACCGCAATGGTCGGATACGGTTCCATTGTTGCTATTGCTTTTATGGTTTCAGAAGTGAAGAATCCGAACAAAAATGTTCCTAAATCGGTTCTGATTGCCATGGGTATCGTCGTTACTTTATATTCACTGATTATTCTGGCGACCGTTGGCTTGATTACGGCGGGTTATTTGGCGGAGAATCCGGGAATGCGTTTTATTCCTCTTTATGCGGCAAGCTTTACCAAGTTGACAGCTTACCCATGGATTGCCAAGGTTATTTCCATTTCCGCGGTATTGGCGCTGCTTACCACAATGCTGGTTGTTATCGCCCTTACATCAAGAGCCATTGCGGCAACGGCAGAAGGAGGTCTGTTACCGGAGATATTGGGAAAGAATGGCAAGACAGGAACACCTATTTACGCAACAATACTTGTAGCGGCTCTCGGAGCTATCGTATCATGCTTCCCAGAATTTACGGCAGAAATCGTCAGTCTGGGTGCACTGTTTGCGGCTATTACAATCAGTATCAATTGTGTATCATTAATCGTAGCGAGAAAGAAAAATGCATACGTGCCGGGCAACTTCCGTGCACCGGGTGGTAACGTACTTCCTACTGTTGTCCTCATCGTACTTATTATCTGCTATATCCCCGATATTATCAGCGGCGGCTGGGTGCTTTGGGGTTATACCATTGTATGGTATTTATTAGGGCTTATCATTTACAGCCACTATTCCAAAAAAGATAAAAAGGCAGAATGA
- a CDS encoding helix-turn-helix transcriptional regulator: MKNVIFSNDSILLKKHKVGIKMKLSEKIQVLRKAYGYSQEYLAEICNVSRQCISKWEADIALPNIDKLLILSKIFRISIDVLLKDDLVIDVAQEIHTCGNNAILNDRAGLYEGVLIKESIENDLVLDYLTINKVEIWKTQGDPKYWTVIFFTSINRDFPNLVSKVMISDETKGGNWFVDFKAGNIKFIVFRNKILKYTIGNSIEKQDVCEECKKMGIPYERMQWAE; encoded by the coding sequence ATGAAGAATGTTATATTCTCGAATGATAGTATTTTATTAAAAAAACATAAGGTTGGAATAAAAATGAAACTATCCGAAAAAATACAAGTATTAAGAAAGGCATACGGATATTCACAAGAGTATTTGGCGGAAATTTGTAATGTTAGCAGACAATGTATATCAAAATGGGAAGCGGATATAGCATTACCAAATATTGATAAGTTATTGATACTGAGTAAAATTTTTCGGATTTCTATAGATGTTTTGCTAAAAGATGATTTGGTAATTGACGTTGCGCAAGAGATACATACATGTGGAAATAATGCTATTCTTAATGACAGAGCAGGTTTATATGAAGGAGTCCTTATTAAGGAAAGTATAGAAAATGATTTGGTACTTGATTACCTTACTATCAACAAAGTTGAAATATGGAAGACTCAAGGAGATCCAAAATACTGGACAGTTATATTTTTCACTTCGATAAACAGAGATTTTCCCAATTTGGTATCAAAAGTAATGATTTCTGATGAGACAAAAGGCGGAAATTGGTTTGTTGATTTTAAGGCGGGGAATATTAAATTTATTGTCTTCCGTAATAAAATTTTAAAATACACTATCGGGAATAGCATAGAAAAGCAAGATGTTTGCGAAGAATGTAAGAAGATGGGTATTCCCTATGAGCGAATGCAATGGGCTGAATAA
- a CDS encoding class I fructose-bisphosphate aldolase — translation MANVTQRMNHILQPDGKTFIMAMDHGANFNVLPAMKDPKSLIRDVAIAGADAFLSTVGMADKFADSFLGKGIILRIDGGVSYLGDRSKPMQIVATAEDALRLGADSVITMGFPGSVFENEVLSNLSRVVLDCHKWGIPVTAETLPRGFEKAEDSRTPENITFACRQGVELGADIIKTEYTGDQDSFHELVESVYAPVVILGGSKKVPEEQLLQEIKDALDAGAAGIAMGRNIWGHEAPAKYASAIAKLIHEGCSVDAALKEIHSKTI, via the coding sequence ATGGCAAATGTAACACAAAGGATGAATCATATTTTACAACCGGATGGAAAAACTTTTATTATGGCAATGGATCACGGTGCCAATTTTAACGTGCTTCCGGCGATGAAGGATCCGAAAAGTTTAATACGTGACGTAGCAATAGCAGGAGCAGATGCTTTCTTATCTACGGTGGGTATGGCGGATAAATTCGCGGATTCTTTTTTGGGAAAAGGAATTATCTTAAGGATTGACGGAGGAGTTTCCTATTTAGGAGACCGTTCCAAGCCGATGCAGATAGTGGCTACGGCGGAAGATGCGCTGAGGCTTGGGGCAGATTCTGTTATTACGATGGGATTCCCGGGATCCGTGTTTGAAAACGAGGTGCTGAGTAATCTGTCAAGGGTTGTACTGGATTGCCATAAGTGGGGAATTCCGGTGACTGCGGAGACGTTGCCCCGAGGGTTTGAAAAGGCGGAGGACTCCAGAACGCCGGAAAATATCACATTTGCGTGCAGGCAGGGCGTAGAATTGGGTGCAGATATTATTAAGACGGAATATACGGGAGATCAAGACAGCTTTCATGAGTTGGTAGAGAGCGTATATGCCCCTGTAGTCATTCTGGGCGGCTCGAAGAAAGTTCCGGAAGAACAGCTTTTACAAGAGATTAAAGATGCGCTGGATGCCGGAGCAGCAGGAATCGCAATGGGAAGAAATATTTGGGGACACGAGGCTCCCGCTAAATATGCATCAGCCATCGCGAAGTTGATACATGAAGGCTGCAGTGTAGATGCGGCATTAAAAGAGATACATTCAAAAACGATATAA
- a CDS encoding Type 1 glutamine amidotransferase-like domain-containing protein, with product MKKIILTSAGFENKKIEQKFHDMVNKPSNEIKAIWIPTAAIDDDAKAVLPKCMDDLLNAGILATNIKTYNLDHVMQYEEMTTFDAVYVCGGNSRYLLDKICEANFASSLKKFINHGGIYIGVSAGSCICVNGLEDNLGFLPCTLSVHCLEGSIFGEIDINHSSHINLTDNQAIIIEDEECYILE from the coding sequence ATGAAAAAAATAATTCTAACATCAGCCGGCTTTGAAAACAAAAAAATTGAGCAAAAATTTCATGATATGGTTAATAAGCCATCAAATGAAATAAAGGCAATATGGATACCAACCGCTGCTATTGATGATGATGCAAAAGCTGTACTGCCAAAATGCATGGACGATTTACTAAATGCTGGTATATTAGCCACGAACATAAAGACCTATAATCTTGATCATGTAATGCAATATGAAGAAATGACTACTTTTGATGCAGTATATGTCTGTGGCGGTAATAGTAGATATCTTCTTGACAAAATATGTGAAGCAAATTTTGCGAGTTCGCTGAAGAAGTTCATCAACCATGGTGGAATATATATTGGTGTAAGTGCCGGAAGTTGCATATGTGTTAATGGATTAGAAGATAACCTTGGATTTTTGCCATGCACACTAAGTGTACATTGTTTGGAAGGTAGCATATTTGGGGAAATAGACATTAATCATAGTTCACACATAAATTTAACAGATAATCAAGCAATTATCATTGAAGATGAAGAATGTTATATTCTCGAATGA
- a CDS encoding sugar-binding transcriptional regulator, translating into MQKGNITKAMINEYTKIAYYYHKAGFTQEEIANKMNMSRQRVNRILAECISLGIVQIHVVNIDENYVDIEAGLEKKFNLKGACVMNNLIKENIYVDLGMAAGRYIGKFINEGDTVGFSRGRATAAMVDHMPLLRKENLTVTQLLGSANHDREHVAVDDIVHNFAVKLQAKPVMLYAPVIVQSSELQNSIIKEPFFQEAYNTVRNCNVAIVGIGTASGQTEHLLPLNAIRETEDDKEKMERAVGEVGTHFFDADGRPIIPSYRSRIIAISLEDYLNIPIRIGIAGLPEKADAIYAALKGGYINVLVTDLETAKILIQKS; encoded by the coding sequence ATGCAAAAGGGTAATATAACGAAAGCGATGATCAATGAGTATACGAAAATTGCGTATTACTATCATAAGGCAGGATTCACTCAGGAAGAAATTGCAAATAAGATGAATATGTCCAGACAGCGGGTAAACCGTATTCTGGCGGAGTGCATCTCGCTTGGCATCGTACAGATACATGTAGTTAATATAGATGAAAACTATGTGGATATAGAAGCAGGTCTGGAGAAGAAGTTCAATTTAAAGGGCGCCTGTGTCATGAACAATCTGATTAAGGAAAATATTTATGTGGATCTGGGAATGGCGGCAGGAAGATATATTGGCAAGTTTATCAATGAAGGAGATACGGTAGGCTTTTCCAGAGGGCGCGCCACCGCAGCCATGGTAGATCATATGCCGTTGCTTAGGAAGGAAAACCTGACAGTAACTCAGCTTCTGGGAAGTGCGAATCATGACAGAGAGCACGTTGCCGTGGACGATATTGTACATAATTTTGCAGTAAAGTTACAGGCAAAACCAGTTATGCTCTATGCACCAGTTATTGTTCAAAGCAGTGAATTGCAGAACTCTATTATAAAAGAACCGTTTTTTCAGGAGGCTTATAATACGGTAAGGAATTGTAATGTAGCGATTGTTGGCATCGGAACCGCCAGCGGCCAGACAGAGCATCTTTTGCCATTGAACGCCATACGGGAGACGGAAGATGATAAAGAAAAAATGGAACGGGCGGTAGGAGAAGTGGGCACACACTTTTTCGATGCCGACGGAAGGCCTATCATACCATCCTACCGAAGCCGGATCATTGCAATTTCGCTGGAGGACTATCTAAATATACCGATCAGAATCGGAATTGCAGGACTACCGGAAAAGGCAGATGCTATTTATGCAGCGCTGAAAGGCGGGTATATCAACGTATTAGTCACGGATCTGGAGACAGCAAAAATACTGATACAGAAATCATAG